A window of Palaemon carinicauda isolate YSFRI2023 chromosome 27, ASM3689809v2, whole genome shotgun sequence contains these coding sequences:
- the LOC137620765 gene encoding uncharacterized protein isoform X2 produces the protein MNKLQVFVGQRKTIRKKVTECFNNVNNYDSFNPSERLSERAILLHYKEKLSDLDSKILAEKFFDRETVVEADLETELNSCQDYLDKIERLLPLLDVSANPCSNVTDTARSLLKQPTAPLPKFSSREGEDFLRFITEFENTTSAFSYPDRDLLLLLKQQIDGRAKYLLYSLEADKQSYKDAKELLVSAFASKEARINSTIQKLLNLKLGEKDDPFIFISNLRTICEAVRTLKIDANEFTRFFAWRGINDNFKSHLVQITTKTHPSLDDILDNFFNASERYESTKGKTPQEIKFRNKFRNTPVKDSTDSLAIKTKVM, from the coding sequence atgaataagttacaggtatttgtaggtcagcggaagactattaggaaaaaggtcactgaatgttttaataatgttaataattatgattcctttaatccttctgagcgtttgtctgagagagctattctcttacattataaggaaaagttgtctgatctcgatagtaagattctagccgagaaattttttgatagagaaactgtagttgaggctgatttagaaactgaattaaattcatgtcaagattatttggataaaatagaaaggttattgcccttgctggatgtttctgcaaatccttgttctaatgtaactgatactgctagaagcttgcttaagcagcccacagctcctcttccaaaatttagtagtagagaaggggaagattttttaaggttcataaccgagtttgaaaacacaaccagtgcatttagttatccagatagggatttgttgcttttactaaaacagcaaatagatggtagggctaagtatttgttgtatagcttagaagctgacaagcaatcttataaagatgccaaggagttgttagtttcagcttttgcttctaaagaagctagaataaattctaccatacagaaattgttgaatcttaagcttggagagaaggatgatcctttcatatttatctcaaatctgagaactatttgtgaggctgttaggacgttaaaaattgatgctaatgagtttacaaggttttttgcttggcgtggaattaatgataatttcaagagtcacttggttcaaatcaccacgaaaactcacccctctttggatgatattctcgataatttttttaatgctagtgagaggtacgaaagtactaaaggt